The window ACCTCTTCTACTGCGGCGAGAAGCCCCACGGTATAATCGCCCTCGTCTCGAATGTGGCTCGAATAGACACCCCCAGGACGAGCTTCTTTCGCAAGCGCCACCAGCTCCTCCGTCTCGGCGTAGCTTCCCGGCGCGTAGTACAGGCCGCTGGAAAGTCCGAACGCTCCCGCGCCCATACCTTCATGAACCATGTTCTTCATTCTCTCGAGCTCGTCCTCCGACGGTGGGCGATCCTCCATTCCCATGACCTCCCGCCGCAGAGTGCCGTGGCCGACGAGGAGGGCCACGTTCACTCCGATGCCCTGGGACTCGTAGTCGAGGCGCTGCTGGGAGAGAGGCCAAGGCCCCCCGCCATCGGGATTCACGAAGAGAGTCGTCACACCCTGAGCGAGAATCGGCTTCGCGTCCTTGAGCTCCGGCCTCAACAACCCCTCCCCGGCATGCGAGTGCACGTCGATGAAGCCCGGGGCGACGTAGAGCGAAGAAGCATCGATCACCACGTCCGCTCGCGCCGTATCGAGATGCCCGATGGCGGCGATCCTGCCGCTTTTTATCGCTATGTCTGCCCGGTACCACGGATTCCCGGTTCCGTCGAGCACGCGGGCGCCCTCGATGAGCACATCGTAGCTTTCTGGTGGTGAGGGTTGTCCGGTGAAGACGAACGCCGCCAGTAGGAGGCCCTGCATGACCCAGAGCCTATCACCTAATTCGGCTATACTGAGCGCGTGATGCGCGTCGTCGTCATCATCCCCGCACTCAACGAGGAAAGGTCGCTTCCGAAGGTGTTGGATGACATTCCCAAGCAATTGGTCGACGAGGTCGTCGTCGTCGACAACGGAAGCCACGACGAGACGGCCGCTGCCGCTCGGCGCGCCGGGGCTTCTGTCGTTCGCGAGCCGGTGCCCGGCTACGGCCGTGCTTGTCTCGCCGGGATCCGCCACTTGAGAAGGAGACCGGCGGACGTGGTGGTGTTCGTCGACGCGGATTTCAGCGACCGCCCTTCTGAGATGCCGACGTTGCTTTCGCCCATTCTCTCGAACCAGGCCGATTTCGTCGTGGGCTCGCGCGTGTTGGGCGTACGTGAGCGCGGAGCGCTGGCGCCTCACGCTCGCTGGGGCAACTGGGTTGCCACTTGGATGATCCGCCTTCTCTATGGCTATCGCTTCAGCGATCTGGGCCCATTCCGCGCAATCCGTTACGAAACGCTCCTCGCGCTCGATATGCAGGACCAGGACTATGGCTGGACCGCCGAAATGCAGGCCAAGGCCGCGCGGGCGGGCGTGCGCGCCACGGAGGTGCCGGTGAGCTATCATCGACGCATCGGACGGTCGAAGATCACCGGAACGGTCAAGGGCACCGTTCTTGCGGGCTACAAGATCATCACTACGATTCTCCGGCTCCGATTCCCTGGCGCCGTGGCAGTCGCCGCATCGAAAGCATCTCTTCGTTCTTCATGAGAAAGACGAAGATCGTGGCGACGCTCGGACCGGCGAGCTCGACACCGGAAATGGTGGGAAAACTCATCGAAGCCGGGATGGATGTCGCCCGGTTCAACTTTTCCCATGGCTCTCCCGACGAACATCGCCGAAACGTGGCGGCCGTGCGTGAGTTCGCCGAGGCGAGCGACCGCGCCGTCGCCTGCCTTCAAGACCTGTCCGGTCCCAAGATCCGGACGGGGAAGATCGCGCAGTCGGGCGGAGTCGACCTCATCGAGGGAGAAAGATTCGTCCTGACGACGGACGACGTCCTCGGCGACGCCCAGCGAGTGTCCACCACCTACCAGCAGCTCCCCATGGATGTCAAAGCGGGCGATCGAATCGTCATCGATGATGGACTCATCTCGCTCGCCGTAAGGGAAGTCGAGGGCTCGAACGTAATCACCGAAGTCGTGAGCGGCGGGACCCTGAAGTCCAACAAAGGCATCAACCTTCCCGGAGTGCAGCTTTCCATTCCTCCCATTACCGAGAAAGACCGGAGGGACATACTGCTCGGTCTCGAGCTCGACTTCGATTTCATCGCGATGTCGTTCGTCAGACGCAAAGACGATATCGAAGAATTGCGGGCCTTCCTCAGAGAGCAGGGGCGCGAGGACGTGCACGTCATCGCGAAGATCGAGAGGCCGGAGGCCGTGGAGGATCTCGATGCCATCCTCGCCGTCGCCGACGGCGTGATGGTAGCCCGTGGCGATCTTGGCGTCGAGCTCTCGCCAGAAAAGGTTCCCACGGTACAGAAAGAGATTATCTACGAGGCCAACCAGCGCGGCCGTCCTGTCATCACCGCCACCCAGATGCTGGAATCGATGGTTACTCATCCCGTCCCGACACGGGCCGAGGCATCTGACGTGGCCAATGCGATTCTCGACGGCACCGACGCGCTCATGCTGTCCGCGGAAACCGCGAGCGGTAGGTACCCCGTCGAGTCGGTGGAGACCATGGCGCGAATCGCCGAGCATACCGAGCGTCATATCGGCGACAGCCCCGCGCAGCTGAGGAAGGCCGACTATCACCTGATTGACGGTTCGCTCGTAGCTCGCGCCGTGGCGCTCGCGGCACGCCGCGCAGCCGACGAGCTGAACGCAAAATACATCGTCGCCTTCACCGAATCCGGGGCAACGGTGCGGCTGGTGAGCCACTCGCGACCCCGGTGCCACATCCTGGGTTTCACGCCCTCGAACCGGGTGTACCGCCGTCTGTCGATGCGCTGGGGCGTCACCCCGATGCACGGCGAGCACTTCGAAACGACGGACACGATGCTGGAGGTCGCGATGAAGTTTCTCCGGAGGAAGGGTCTGGTCGACGACGGCGACATCGTCGTAACGGTCTGCGGGCACACGACTCTCCCCGGCGCAACGAACATGATGAAAGTCCTCAAGTTCTAGCCGCGCTCAACGTAGTGAACAAGACGGGTCGCAAGAAGAAACGGAAGTACTCTTCTCGGCGATTCAAGATCGCGGTCTATTCGCTGAGCGGGCTTACCCTCGTTCTGTTCTTTGCCGCCGTCGTCCTGATATTCCATACGCTCCGATTCACCACGCTCATCGACGAGAGGCTCCGGGGGAAAAGCCGGGAACGTCCCACGTGGGTCCACGCTCGCGCCTTCGAGATTCGGAAAGGGCAACGCCTGAGCCAGGACGAGCTCATCGGCGTTCTCAACGACCTCGGTTATCGACGCATCGGCTCTCTCGGGGACGAGCCGGGCACTTTCGCGACCGAAGGGGGCGTCGTTCATCTTCGCCG of the Vicinamibacteria bacterium genome contains:
- a CDS encoding amidohydrolase family protein codes for the protein MQGLLLAAFVFTGQPSPPESYDVLIEGARVLDGTGNPWYRADIAIKSGRIAAIGHLDTARADVVIDASSLYVAPGFIDVHSHAGEGLLRPELKDAKPILAQGVTTLFVNPDGGGPWPLSQQRLDYESQGIGVNVALLVGHGTLRREVMGMEDRPPSEDELERMKNMVHEGMGAGAFGLSSGLYYAPGSYAETEELVALAKEARPGGVYSSHIRDEGDYTVGLLAAVEEV
- a CDS encoding glycosyltransferase family 2 protein; the encoded protein is MRVVVIIPALNEERSLPKVLDDIPKQLVDEVVVVDNGSHDETAAAARRAGASVVREPVPGYGRACLAGIRHLRRRPADVVVFVDADFSDRPSEMPTLLSPILSNQADFVVGSRVLGVRERGALAPHARWGNWVATWMIRLLYGYRFSDLGPFRAIRYETLLALDMQDQDYGWTAEMQAKAARAGVRATEVPVSYHRRIGRSKITGTVKGTVLAGYKIITTILRLRFPGAVAVAASKASLRSS
- the pyk gene encoding pyruvate kinase produces the protein MRKTKIVATLGPASSTPEMVGKLIEAGMDVARFNFSHGSPDEHRRNVAAVREFAEASDRAVACLQDLSGPKIRTGKIAQSGGVDLIEGERFVLTTDDVLGDAQRVSTTYQQLPMDVKAGDRIVIDDGLISLAVREVEGSNVITEVVSGGTLKSNKGINLPGVQLSIPPITEKDRRDILLGLELDFDFIAMSFVRRKDDIEELRAFLREQGREDVHVIAKIERPEAVEDLDAILAVADGVMVARGDLGVELSPEKVPTVQKEIIYEANQRGRPVITATQMLESMVTHPVPTRAEASDVANAILDGTDALMLSAETASGRYPVESVETMARIAEHTERHIGDSPAQLRKADYHLIDGSLVARAVALAARRAADELNAKYIVAFTESGATVRLVSHSRPRCHILGFTPSNRVYRRLSMRWGVTPMHGEHFETTDTMLEVAMKFLRRKGLVDDGDIVVTVCGHTTLPGATNMMKVLKF